CTCCTTAAAAAGTACAAAGTAACTCCTTAAAAAGTACAAAGTAACTCCTTAAAAAGTACAAAGTAACTCCTTAAAAAGTACAAAGTAACTCCTTAAAAAGTACAAAGTAACTCCTTAAAAAGTACAAAGTTAAATCTGATAGGCATTGATTTTATTGACTTAGATTATGGTCTAAAGTATTTAAAGATTATTTAAAGAAAAAAAGATTCAAAAAAGAATTTTTTTTTCTTTGAAAAAAGCTATTAATTTTTAAATAATTTGTAAAAATAATATTCCAATAAATTTCACCTAATTTATAAAGCTTTATTTTTAATTATTCAAAACTATGTATATGATATACATTTTAAAACGTCATTAAAAGCTCTTATATGCCTAAAATTTAAATTCGAACCTATCTACTACAGTATTTTATCGTCCGAAACCCAAAACCTATCTTAAAATTGATTTTAGAGCTTTTTAGCTATTTAGAATATTATTAAATAATTTGCAAGGTTATAAGGTTTCTCAAAATCCGTAAGATGTTATTTCGCAGGTTCCTGATGGCTATCTAATAAAGTTATATTTCCCTTTTATAGTATTATCGGAGGTTTTTACTTTTTGCATTATACTTTAATTTAGATTTTAATAATACTGTCCACATAAAAAATGGAGAGGGAATAGAAATTATTTTTCTACTTCTCTCTCCATACTAAATCTATTAAATTTTAGAACTATTCAAAACTATGTATATGATATACATTTTAAAACGTCATCAAAAGCTCTTATATGCCTAAAATTTAAATTATAACCTATCTACTATAGTATTTTATCGTCCGAAACCCAAAACCTATCTTAAAATTGATTTTAGAGCTTTTAATGATGTTTTTGTATTTTGTTTACACTTTATAAAATTATCATTATTATTTTTTCATTTTTCTCCTTATCTTCTCTTTAAATTTTTATCTTCTCTCCAATTGCATATAAAATCTAGAATATCACTTAGATCACTTTTTTTAATATCCTCCATTTTTGTGATCCTAAATTTATTTTTTAAATCCTTATATAAATTCCTATATAAAAGACTTCTATCATCATTCATATTTTGATAGTTTGCTCTTTCATATACTTTGAAATCTATTGCTTTTTTTAAATTGAATCTATCTTCAGGTGTAATAAAACTCGTGATTGTTTCTATTTTCTGCTCTAACTCTCTTAATCTGTTCTCCTGATTAGTAACAACCATAAGAAAATTTCTAGTAGCTTTTATTACATTTTTATTTTCATTTTGAATTTCTAAAGATCTATTCTCAATCTCATCTAATTTCTTTATAATTGACTTTCTTACAAATTTGCTTTCTCTTACTAGAATTTGTTTTGCTTGTGAAATTATTAATTCAAACATTGGATATTCTTTATTTTGTGAATTTTTATAAGAGGACTCGGAAATTTTTCCTGCTCCTATTTCTTCTTCGAATTCATCTCTAATTATTTTTAGGAGATCATAATGCTTTAATTTTGTTCTATTCCCCTCTTGTTTTCTGAAAAAATTAATCTCTTCTAGCAATTCTAAGCTAGTTATATATTTAATTTCTTTCTTGGTAATTGATTCCATTTTATCCCTCCTATTTCCTCTCTAATATTAACCAATGAAAATTCTTGTTCGTTAAGCACTTCTCTAACTTTAATTTTTAGAGAATAGAAGTTTTCATTTTATAATTACACAAGGATCTAAATATTGTTTAGTAACTTTTAAACTCATTAATTTATTGGTTAAAACTATGATATTACTTAATCTATACCATTGCCTCTTAAAAAAAAACTTTCTTTATTATCTATAATCGAGTGTTTTAAACACTTTTTTTAAACTGATTTTTTTTACAAAAAGGTGTAGTATATGATGCCTTTTTATCAATTTTTCAATGCTATTTTTAATTTTTTTTCCAGATCTTTTAGAAACTTTTTCAATTCATTCTTTGATCCAAAGTTCAAAGTGTTTACTCTTAATCTTCTGAAGTTTTTAGCAAATGTATTTGAACTTTGTTTTATCCCAACTTCAGCCATTAATCCTTTTAGTATATTTGAAGTCATTATATACCCTTGACTATCTGCAAATGCTATAAACTCTGTAAAAGTTCTATATTTTTTATTGATAGTTTGATAATATAAATTGGCTAGTTCCTGGATATACTTATGCTCTACTTTTTCTACAAGTAACTCCAAACCCTTTATCTCCTGGATATACTTTTCAATCTCGGTTTCAAGGATTTTTTTATTTGCTTGTTGTCTTCGTATGTCTTTAGCTCTATTTTCTAACCTTGTATTATCTGTCCCATTCTTATCTGATCGGTTGTAAAAAGTTGTTTCAATTCTTCCACTAGAAAGTTTAATGTTCCCATATTTTTCAATCCCCATTATAGTTTTAAATATATTCCCATTGTCATTTCTTCTAACAATACTTAGACACTCTAGAAATAATCTAGCTAAGTTTATATTATGTTTCAAATATTGTTTGCTATCTGCTGCAATATCAACCCTCACAATTTCCACCTTTATCCCCAATACTTCTTCTAACTCTTGGATATGTTCCAATATTACATTAACACTAGATAACCCATTTACTCCTCTTAAAACTAATCTTGTATTACCTTTTCCCGTATATGTCGTTTTATCACTTAATATCATTCTGTTGTTAGGTTTTATCTCATGTAAACCGTTAATCTCTATTTGTATAGTATCAATACCAACTCTACTAATAGTCATAACTCAACCCCTAAAACTTCCATATCTTCTAATAACTTTTCTAAAGCTATTTTAAGGATTAGTTTCTTTGAGATTTTAAGTTGTTTGGCTTTTTTACTTAATTTTTTATCCAGTTGTTCATCTAGTTTCAGGGTAATTTTATTCCTCTTCATTAGTATCACTTCCAGGATATTCCTTGAAATACTCATCTAAAGCTCTATTTACGATAGATGATCTAGACACTTGTTTTTTATCTGCTAAATCCTTTACTTTTTTTACGTTGTCGTTAAATAAAGTAAAGGACATTTTTTTATAGTTCCCACTTTTCCCTCTTGCTCTCGCAAATTGATATTTTTGTAACACAAAAAGACCTCCTCATTTTTTAATTTAAAATAAGAGGTTTTGCTCTAAGCTAATATAATTCTTTCTTGAAATTTAAAATTTAAAATTGATTGGTTATTATTCAAATGGCGATATGTAGTTACATACTGATATAACTTTTTTTCGATTGGTAATTCTATTAAAAATGTTAAAAAATCCTCAATAGTTATAAAACTTTTTGAGTCAAAAAAATCTTTAGAGATAATAAAACTTCTAAATAATTTATAAATTGCTTTTCGTGATTCTATATTATTTTCAACTTCTTGCTGACTTCTAGCTCCAAAGCTATCTTGTAAACATTTAGTGTTTTGTTTAATGATAGATGGAATAGTATTTGGATGTCCATTATATATGTCTTCTTTTCCATATGTTTTTTTCTTCATACTATCCCCTCCTTTTGTGTAATTCTACTCATTATGAGTATACCCAATTAACTTTGATTAATCAATACTTTTCAATAAAAAAAAGAAGTTTTTATCCCTCTATCTTTAAGAGTTTTTCCCCAACTATATTATGTAAGAGTACCCACAAAAAATAAAAAAAGAAAGATCATAAAATGAGGCCACTGAAAAACCCTAAAATCATCGAAAAGTTAAAATTTTAAATTAAAGAGAACCCTTATGAAACAAGGGTTCTTAATTTTTTTATAAACTTTTTCTATTTTTAAAGTATTCTTCCATATGGTAAATTTGTACTGATAATTCTTTAACTCTTTCTACAGTATGCCAAGTTACATCATCTAAATGTTCACTTTTTACATTAATTAAGTACGCCAAAAATTTAATTCTGTCAGAAATCTCCTTATTTAATTTAAATAGCTTGTTTGATTCTTCTTGAGTAATCCTTATTTTTTTCATTTTTCTTAATATTTTCTCCTAATCTATGTACTATATTTCTCTATAAATTTTATTAATGCTAAATTTAATAGATTTGTTTTTGAATATCTCTTTTCTTTCGGATCTCTTTCTTCTGTTATCTATATTATATCTACAATATATCATGCTTATACTTAATGTTTTCAATATATTTCAAAGTAGTATATTAATAATATATTTAAATTATACCTACAAATTAAAAGTATAAAGCGATTCTCTAAAAAAGTATAAATTTAAATTAAATAACTATTGATTTTATTAGTTTGGATTATGCTATAAAGTCTTTAAAAGAGAAAAAGATTCAATTAAAGCTCTTATATATCAAAATTTTTAATTTAAACCCATTAATTAGTGTATTTTATCAAAAATTTATCTTAAAATCAATTTTATAGGTTTTTAGCTATCTTATAAAATTCAAGTTTTTTATATTTGATAGTGTTTTGTTTAGACTAGAGTATAGATAATACATAGTAATTTATATAAAATAGATCCTATTTACACTGTTTTTCTTGCTTTTTCTACATATCTATTGTATCATAAATTAAATTAATATTTAATAGTACAAAAGGAGTTTTATATGATAAAGTATTATGTTAGGGTTTCAACAGTAGAGCAAAAATTAGATAGACAACTTTTAGCTTACGATAAGGCTGATATTGTTTACAGTGATAAGGTATCTGGAAAGGATAAAGAAAGACCTCAGTTGAAAATTATGCTAGAAGGATTACAAAAGGATGATGTGGTTGTTGTTAAATCTTTAGATAGATTGAGTCGTAGTACAATGGATTTGTTAGAAATAGCTAAAGATATTGAAGATAA
The Cetobacterium sp. 8H DNA segment above includes these coding regions:
- a CDS encoding ORF6C domain-containing protein — its product is MESITKKEIKYITSLELLEEINFFRKQEGNRTKLKHYDLLKIIRDEFEEEIGAGKISESSYKNSQNKEYPMFELIISQAKQILVRESKFVRKSIIKKLDEIENRSLEIQNENKNVIKATRNFLMVVTNQENRLRELEQKIETITSFITPEDRFNLKKAIDFKVYERANYQNMNDDRSLLYRNLYKDLKNKFRITKMEDIKKSDLSDILDFICNWREDKNLKRR
- a CDS encoding ribbon-helix-helix protein, CopG family translates to MKRNKITLKLDEQLDKKLSKKAKQLKISKKLILKIALEKLLEDMEVLGVEL